GCGCCGGCGACGGCATCGAACGGCACGATCGTCGTGGTCACGACCTCGCCGGTCTGACGGCCGAGTGCGGGGACATCGACTGCCACCATCGCGGGGCCGCCCTCGGGCAGTGCCGGGACTTCGATCTCCAGCGGAACCGGCACCCCCACGCGCACGGCGCCGGCGAACCCGAGGTGCACGACCAGGCCCTGATCCACCCCGGCCGCGACCGCCGGGGCGGCGGGCAGCGACGCGAGGACGCCAAAAAGCAGCGCGAGGGCATGGCCGATCGGCCATGCCCTCGCTTCCACGTGGTCGCTAGGACGACTTCGTCCCGGCACTGGTTGTGGACGCCGCGCTGCCGCTCCCGGCCGCCGGGGCCGTCGCCGATGGTGTGGGCGACTCTTTGGACGGGGACGACTGCTTGGACGGGGACGCCGACTTCCCGTCGCCTTCTGCCGGCGCCGGAGTCTTGCGGTAATCGTTCACGTGGAACCCGGCGCCCTTAAAGATGATTCCCACGGGTGAAAACACCCGGCGCACCGGCGCGCCGCATCGCTCGCAGCGCTCCACCGCCTCGGCGACCGCGTGCGTCACTTCGAATTGGTGGCCGCACTTCGTGCACCGGTACTCGTAGATCGGCATACTCCCACCTCCGTCGCCCACCCCGCGAACTCGCGCAGGCGGCGCAAGGGCACGGGGCCTTCCGATCGTCGGCGCGCGATTCCTTGGGCTGCACCGCCGCACACCACGGCCCCACCCGCGCGGCGGGCGGGGCCGCCATGCGCCTTCGTCTTAGGTACTATTGTGGGACGGCCCTCCCGGCGTGTCAAGCGATCACGCTCGACGCGTCAGCGACGCTCGAGCGTGGCCACCCACACCGGGCCCCGGCCGTCGGCCGTGTCGG
Above is a genomic segment from bacterium containing:
- a CDS encoding FmdB family zinc ribbon protein, whose amino-acid sequence is MPIYEYRCTKCGHQFEVTHAVAEAVERCERCGAPVRRVFSPVGIIFKGAGFHVNDYRKTPAPAEGDGKSASPSKQSSPSKESPTPSATAPAAGSGSAASTTSAGTKSS